One window from the genome of Oreochromis niloticus isolate F11D_XX linkage group LG20, O_niloticus_UMD_NMBU, whole genome shotgun sequence encodes:
- the LOC102079744 gene encoding uncharacterized protein LOC102079744, with protein MDLLSSLEIYIPAEAEVKNIPLWTLPKSVLRRMGLPLLNASRNLADSPEGIWISPAVIRKKGQRYTGSAIDNMTSVLGKELRASRGPFRMSFVSSNHAAHEVLKGTVPKAPLCQTSQFPPDSAPRTGRDAVVIYRGQVYLSIRVPSRSHSQRGKQTTSQPVTPSTSLLSSKKRKKTMLSDNKPKKKHNICEVMHTENKKDDAHRTRDVHFLPKPIESECEVGSKCPADSRGELLSEAPLKTAGFQPHGEPEEDLTAEEADGPHENNDRSGSLQMDIGEVDQSSRGRMEPLCAAAASTSLQMDCDFNELAQEEKIAQMRAKLRQNEAALNLLS; from the exons ATGGATCTCCTCAGCAGTTTGGAAATCTACATCCCTGCAGAGGCTGAGGTGAAAAACATCCCTTTGTGGACCTTGCCAAAGTCTGTACTCAGAAGAATGGGCCTCCCTCTCCTGAATGCCTCCAGGAATCTTGCAGACTCTCCAGAAGGCATATGGATTTCTCCAGCAGTTATACGGAAGAAAGGCCAGAGATACACAGGAAGTGCAATAGATAACATGACCTCAGTGCTGGGCAAAGAGTTGCGTGCTTCAAGGGGTCCTTTTCGAATGTCTTTTGTTTCCTCGAACCATGCAGCTCATGAGGTGCTGAAGGGCACCGTTCCCAAGGCACCTCTATGTCAAACCTCTCAATTCCCTCCGGACTCTGCACCACGAACCGGTCGAGATGCTGTCGTCATCTACCGTGGGCAAGTTTACTTGTCCATCAGGGTGCCTAGTCGTAGCCATAGTCAGCGTGGGAAACAGACGACTTCCCAGCCTGTCACTCCTTCAACGTCCCTCTTGTcttcaaagaaaaggaaaaag ACGATGCTAAGCGACAATAAGCCCAAGAAAAAGCACAACATATGTGAAGTAATGCATACAGAAAACAAGAAGGATGACGCACACAGGACAAGAGATGTTCACTTTCTGCCAAAACCCATTGAGAGTGAGTGTGAAGTTGGCAGCAAGTGTCCTGCAGATTCTAGAGGAGAGCTGCTCTCAGAAGCCCCCCTGAAGACAGCTGGCTTTCAGCCTCACGGGGAGCCAGAGGAGGATCTGACTGCCGAAGAAGCAGACGGCCCCCATGAGAACAATGACAGAAGTGGTAGTCTACAGATGGACATCGGGGAAGTTGACCAAAGTAGCAGGGGCAGGATGGAGCCCCTGTGTGCAGCTGCCGCCTCCACATCACTGCAGATGGACTGTGACTTTAACGAGTTGGCACAAGAGGAGAAGATCGCTCAAATGAGAGCCAAACTTAGACAGAACGAAGCTGCTCTAAACCTGCTTTCTTAA